A segment of the Zingiber officinale cultivar Zhangliang chromosome 8B, Zo_v1.1, whole genome shotgun sequence genome:
aaaaaaaaattgttagaaTTAGTAATTCCAACTGCAtctattttggaaaaaaaaaacagttgTTGGAATACAGTTATCCAATGGTGGAATCGAATAAGTTCATGTGAATAATAAATTTCAGGCAATTAGAAGCAAGGCGTAGATCCTGTGTAGATCCAGCCTGATAAGACCCTTAAATTTTGAGTGACGACGCCGAGGTCAAATTTCGTTTAAAATACTAACAGACCTAGAAATCACATCGTACATACTCCCCAGTCATCTTGTACATACAGGGTATTTAAGTTGACAGAATCCCAAACTACTGCATATCCAGAAGGCTACAACATTTTCGTAATTTGAAAATGATCTACATCGGAAATGGTTTCTTTGGAGTGGGTGCCCTACTATCCAAGGAGTGTAGCCTTTGCTTGAGATGAAAAACTTCAACCTGCCAAACATACTAGAAGTCAATTACTTCTAGAATGCACATATAACGCACCAAAGCAATAAAATTGTGGCAAAACCTATAGTTTCACCTGAAGCTGAAAAGCTCTTGCCCTTTCGCCAGCTAAAACACCACGAGTAGAGTGCAATTCCTACAAGGAataaaggaacccttagtgatgAAAGCCCTAAGATGCAAAAGCTAGAAAATGGAATTGCCTTGCCTTTTGTGTATCATCCAAGATTGCTTTTAGAAATGCTACATCATGTTCAAGCCTCACATTGTCAGAGTGGACAATATTTGACAGGCTGTTGGCCTCCTCTTGAGCTAGCTCTACAGCTGCTAGCTTCTCCTTCAACGACTCAATTTCCTTGTGAGCATCAGCTAGTTTGATCTCCATCTCTTGTGTGCTCTTAGCAGCAGAGGCTAAGCTCTTCTCAGCAGATTCTTGGCCTGTCAAAGCAGCTTTCAGCTGTTCTTCAACCACAGCATTCTTCCTTGTCAAACTAGCAATTTTACTTTCGTAAAGTTGATGATATATATTTGATGGATTGGTTAAAACTGATCTTCCATCAGTCTCTAGAGACAAAACACGGTCATTAGCCAAGCTGAGACTATTAGTTCCTTGCTTAAGGTGAAAATTTGAACCTTCAGATTCAACAAGAAGCATCTCTTCTGTACTAGCTAAAATTCCAGCAATATCCATCTTTATTTCAGATTCTTGCCTTTTGCTGCTCTACAAATTGCAAAAAGATGATGTATTCTGTTAGAACAAATTGAGGACATATCAGGTTTTCATTTAACAAAATAAGAAATCCTAAATAAATTACAGAAAGATACAAGTCATTAACAGTGAGAGTAACCGAAAATATAGTTTTTTTTAGTGTTATATAATAAGCATAAATAAGAATATTTTGAAGAAACAACAGAAAAACTGAGAAAAAGGGTGCTGAGTTAAACATGGCAACAAAAAAACTGTGGGGTTATATTGTAGCTTGAATAGGGATGGTTCGGTAAGGTATATCGAAATTTAAATCGTATATCGTACCCAAAAAATTGGTATAACAAAAATACCGATACCGTACTGAATTTTCGGTATATCATACCAAATTTTCAGTATACTAAATTTTCGATACGATACAAATTACATACCGTATATAGTTAAATTTCAACATCAATATAATATACCAAAATTTCGATATAAATCTTATATCGATACCAAAAATTTCAATACAGTATTATACTGTACTGAAATTTTCAGTATACCGTTAAATAAGTATGATTCGATATATTTCAGTAAAGTATGTGTGGTATActgaaattttgatatttttccaTACCCCTAAGCTTGAATTCCCATTAGACCCTTGTTAAATGGGTTTTAATTTAGCCAGTTGTATATGCAAATTGTACCCTGCAAAAGATATAAAAATCAGGCATTGTTGCTTTCGGATGATTGATACTTCATCTAAAGGTGGTCACAATTTTCTTACCCACTACATATAATCATTGGATGTCAAAAAAAGAGATGATTTGTTGTTCAAATAGTTATTgattttaggaatattcttagCAATACCTATTATATTGTTGGTGGAAATCTAACTCATAATGCCTGACATTGAAATTCCAATTTCTTAAGCATTTGTTGAACATCTGAAGTTGCATTAAGAATATTGGTTGATATTTTAAAGTGCCTGCTCTATGGTTAAAAATCAAGAAGATGCCTAATTACAAAGGAACCAAGTTAATGAGAAATACCATAAACGTGGGGACTAATTGAGATTAGAATAAGAGATGTTTCAAACACTTCTCAAAATCAATTTGATTATTTCACATTCAAAAAACCTCAAACTATTAATGTTATTTATTTAACAATACAACTGATAAAGAATGATGTGAACCCagcgagaaagatatctcaagaacccacaacgaattgaagacagaaagaaggaaggtctaagacgataagatggatgaaaagaaacttcgacccaatgcttaggaaagcacgaaccttggtatagaagatgggagACTCCACAaccttgggttagactttgtaaccgttggtacaaatctcgatagtaatgtgatggaatgaacctctttctcataattgatttcatctcttcccaagggCCAACAGGTCtctcgttgtttcttctcctacttagaataacttgatcccaccaaataatagcataatcaataaattccacagcagcaagttttaccttcttctcttcacattagttgtgacaatcaaatactaattccactttcttttcccacttCAAATATACGTCTGGAACACTTTTGCCTTGAAAAGAAGGaatcttcattttgatatttcccaagtttctatcaacataatcactCATCCTTCCCCTTCTACTACCAATTCTAATACCACCAGATCTGCCATTAGAAGTTCTTTCATCAATGTCCTCAAAAataccatcatcatcatcattgttgtcTTCACAGTTATATTGCCTTGAACTTCGTGTAAGAACTTTACCAGCTTAGCTATTTTGCAATTTAGTAATTACAACATCTTGTCTCTCCAATAtgtcgaggatttgattgaatctgatttccatgccttccaagtgttgtctcatatgttgttcaagtgtttctctaggtcttgcttcttctccacttgtcgccattaatgcaatctgttgtcACTCAATCACCCAACTCGCTAATGTtaactctttaaaaaatttagaaatgtgGCAATTCCTTGTAAACGATCATTGATTGATTGAAAATCCCAAAGATATTAGGATAAAAGAAAGGAATTGATAGAAGAATGCAAATTGCAtaattgaaaacttaaattaagttcagaaaggaaatttgtCAGAATTGAATCTAAAACTTATGAGAATGCGGGACTAAAAGATAAAAATACTTGAAATAAGAACTAAAAAGGAATTTGCCAGAACTTAATCTAGGCAGGTGTCAGAATTAAATCTaagcaaaactttaaaggaaatacgaaattggaaagtgcaagtatagaaataacaattctctaCCCTCaccttttttttgtttcttttttttattttttttttaatttcggtGCCAAAAAGTGATCCAGAcgcatatttggagtgggaaaagaaaatggaattagtatttgattgtcacaactactctgaagaaAAGAAGGTAAAACTTACTGCTGTCGAATTTATTGATTATACTTATTTGGTGAGATCAAGTTATTCTAAGCGAGAAGAAATAACGAGAGAcccgttggcacttgggaagagatgaaatcaattatgagaaagaggttcattccatcacattactatcgagatttgtatCAACGGCTACAAAatctaacccaaggatccaagaccgtggaggaataccacaaagagaagaagattgccatgattcgagcttggaggaggaccgagaagcaacaTTTTCCTTTGGAATATTTAAGAGGCTACCTTAaggccaaaaggcataacaagccACTCAAAATGTCCCTCTGGACAGGAAAAAGTTGTCCATTCAATGGACTCAAAATGCATTTTGACTTACCAAAATcctgatttcatgtcaaattagagtaccattttgagttttagattttatttaagAGTTGGTCTTTGTCAGGATTTTATAACCATCTTCTTGACAATTATCATTAAATCTTTCGTAGTTAAATATCATTCTAGATTGGCTATGTTTTTGTTCTAATCCTTTATTAACTATGAAAGATGGACTTCGGTGCCTAGATGTGGACCTTTGAATGACTCCTAAAGTTAAGAGTTGATTAATGTGCATTTTACATTCTTCAGTTtttcaatttgtatattttaagtcTTGAGCCTTAATTGTAAGGTCTGGATTAATTATTGATAGTTGGAAGattttttacaaggtttgaattcaaaaattacaaatatagtagagttgcaacattatgtggagctggaagatatggtgtatatgtccatgaaagttgaaaggcaactcaaaagaaagggttcaatcaagcatggtcaaagTTCTAATTTATCCACTTGAAAATCTGGTCGGAACAAAAGAGATAATAAAgttgcatcaaagagtaagaccgagtttttgaagaataaatatgctaattctccattggttaaaggtaaagaacctatccaatcttcaagaaatagaaaTATTAAATGCCTTAGGTGTTTGGGAAGAGAACAtattgcttcacaatgtccaaacaaaagaagtatgcttttgaaaaaaaattgtgatattgaaactgagagtgagtccgaagatgataatgccttaccaccattgatggaaagtgatgtagaagagtatgtcattgaaggtgaagcccttgtcactaggcgtgctctaaatgtgcaagcgaaggaaaaagatgaagaacaacgagacaacatattttatacccgttgccacatcaaagacaaggtatatagtatgattatagatgggggaagttgcactaatgtggCTAGTACTATCTTGattgagaaattatgcttacctaccactaaacattcttagaccttataaactacaatggttgaatgattacGACGAtgttaaggtcactaagcaagtgttggtttcattatccattggtaggtatcatgatgatgttctttgtgatgtagtaccaatgcatgcaaatcatttgcttttaggtagaccatggcaatttaataggagggtcatgcacgataggttcacaaataaatattcttttaagatgcatggtaaacttgtaactcttgtaccattaactcctaagcaagtatatgaagatcaattgaggataaaaaaatgagagtgaaaaaagaaaagattgtgagagaaaaaaaatggaaaagataaggagtgtgagaaaagaaaaagtgaggatgaggagtgaaaaaaagaatgaaaaagaaaaaaaaaatcaagagcaagagagtaaaaaagtgagcttttatgcaaaagagaggttaagagagctttttattctcaagagttgatgattgtatttttgtacAAGGAGACTTATTTTAGCACTAACAATCTTAATCCTTCTTTACCTActgttgttaaatctcttttgcatGAATTTGATGATATCTTTCCTAAAAAAGTTCCtgatggattgccaccacttaAGGGAATAGAGCATCACattgacttcatcccaggagcaACCATTCCTAATCGACCAGCCAATAGGAGCAATCCTATAGAGATaaaggagcttcaaaagcaagttgaagagttgatgagaaaaggATATGTtcgagaaagtttgagtccttgtgCAGTTCCTGTTTTGTTTGTGCTTAAGAAGGATGGAACTTAGAGAATGTGCGTTGATTGTAGGGCTATCAACAAGattacggtaaagtatcgtcatcctattcctagattagttGATATGCTAGACAAACTACATAgttcttgcattttctctaaaattgatttgaagtctggctatcatcaaatttgtatacgtgagggagatgaatgaaaaattgtttttaagacTAGGTATGGTTTGTATGAATGGTTAGTCATATCATTTGAACTAAATAATGCACCTAGTcctttcatgagattaatgaaccatattttgcTTGCTTATATTGGAattttgttgtagtatattttgatgacatcttgatttatagtaaaaaatttaaatgagcatctcaatcatttacaaaaagttctacttattttgagaaatgaaaaattgtatactaaccttcaaaaatattctttttgcactaatcagatagagtttcttggttatattgttagtgccAAGGGAATAGCaattgatgaagaaaaggttTAAGGCAATACGTGAATGGCCAACACCAAAAACGATAACTGAGGTACGTAGCTTTCATGAGTTGGCAAGTTTGTACATAaagtttgttaaaaattttagttctatagctgCACTCTTGACTGAAattgttaaaaagaatgttgggtttcgttgggatagtgaacaagtttcagctttcaacttacttaaggagaagctaagttcagcaccattacttgcattacctaactttgctaaaacttttaaaattgagtgtgatgcatcagaAATAGGTATTGGAGttgtgctaatacaagaaggtcgaccccttgcttattttagtgagaaactcagcggagcaactttgaactatccaacttatgacaaggagatgtatgcattggtgagagtTTTAAagacttggcagcattacttgtggcccaaagagtttattattcacactgatcatgaatcattgaagcatttgaagagccaaagtaaaTTGAATAGACATCATGCAAAATGAGTAGAattcattgaatcattcccttatatgatcaagtataaacaaggtatggaaaacattgttgccgatgctttgtctcgaaggtataccttAATCTCTCTTTGAACCTAAAgtgttaggatttgaatacattaaaaaTCTATATTCTAATGATCCTGACTTTGGCAATGTGTTTGAAGTTTGTGAACATACTGCATTTGGAAAGTTTTATAGGCACGAGgggtttctttttagagtgaataggttgtgtgtgcctaattgttcattgagggaattattaatctaagaatctcatggtgggggactaatgggacattttggagttAAAAAAACTCTAAAAGTATTGGTAGAacatttcttttggccacacatgaaacgagatgtagtcaaattttgtgagaagtgtattacatataggcaagcaaaatctagatctttacctcatggactgtatacatctttaccaattcctagtgaaccttgggttgatatttccataGACTTTGTTTTAGGACTACCAAGATCCAAACGAGGTATGAATTCTATTTTTGTGGTTGTGaacagattttctaaaatggctcattttattccttgtaggaaaacagatgatgctagccatattgctgatctattttttagggagatcgtGCGACTTCATAgagtaccgaggagcatagtttcaTATCGTGATGCAAAAtttctaagctacttttggaagacattatggggaaagttaggaacaaagcttttgttttccacaacttgtcatccacaaacagataGACAAACTGAGGTAatcaagattcgaggacgaatccttttgtGAGGAGGAATGAAGTAAAAAAAGGAGAACAACAAGTTGCCCAACAAGCTTATGATATGGATCAtgctcaacccactctagatattaatAATGATCCATTATACATCAATAGAGGttcaattacaagggctaaggctaaaaagatgaaggaagaacttaatgtgctaattgaagatgtgaaggtcaaagctaccattgaagaaggtttgaccaagagcaagtcatccggcttagtcaacctaattcaaaccttagatgagttgaatTAGCATTTAAATCTCATATCTATATAGTATggatatgtaggctcaatttGGACTCAATTTCTATCTTCATTTGGGTTGTAATGATGCCATAAatttaaaatggctaagtagtctatataGGTCTTTattaaatgggctttcttttggtcttttaggattttttgatcaccctatagctataaataaaggaggCAACAGCCACACatatatctttgacatatttttcaatctaaagcacgaTGAGGCTCCCGCTTGATGATTCTTCATTGACTTAGAatttatcaaggcatctccttatggcgttcaaagacttatcaacctcaatcccaaggttgtggcatctcccatcttctataccaaggttcgtacTTTTCTAAACATTGGatcgaggtttcttttcatccatcttatcgtcttagaccttccttctttctgtcttcaattcgttgtgggttcttgagatatctttctcgttgGGTACACATCAAAGAAAGGTACAAAGAAGAAAGATCTGCATATGATTTCTTTCTGTCAACTAGATAAAAATTCATGATAGTACTTAGACACCTGTTACAATGagtcttttaaggaaataaaAAGGAATATTTAGAAATTAGATATCATAAAAGACATGTATGATAATATAGTCACTAGTGCATATTGGGAGTGACACGATTTTACTTAAACATCAAGTGTCAACATTAAGTCCCTATCTTTACTATGTTAGTAGATAGAAATGAAACCATTAACAGTTTCTAATATCTCAAATCTATTATTCAACTAgacattaataaaaaaaacaattaatggAATGAATGAACAATTGAATGGAGGAGCTTATGGATAGGGTTGGCAACAAGTTAGCTACCCATAAATTTTACACAGCTCTCATCCATACCAACTTGTTACATCTAAAACTCATACCTGTCACAAGTACTTGCTATTCTACCAATATCCAATCACTATCTGTGGGTACATGACGAACCCTTAACTCACTCCTCTTCAACACATCATGACACCTCCAATATTCAAAAGTAATAACAAATTAGATCTCTAAAATAATTAATCCAGCCATTCATATAAAATATCTCTAAACATACAAGCCAAGAATTACTGATTGTACACCTaataaaatcataatatccaTCAAATTTAGTATAAGCATCCATAATATACTTTGCAAATATGTATACTAAATATGAACATGTTCAGGTACTCGAGTATTCAAACCCAAACTCATCTCATACCCATGACAAACATCTACCATTTCACCCAATCTCATTACCCGATTAACTAGGTGGGTAATCACAAGTATCAAACAAAATATGGATCGTAGTAATAGCTACCTAAGGAATGTTATGTAGTATCGTGCCTCTTAGGCTAAATGAAAAACCTATCGAGTAGGGTATAATTTGCTATACTCTATGGATTGGTATGTTGGATTGTTAAGAAGCAATATATTTAAAATCATAGGTAACAAAAATGAGAATAGTAAACTGGATTTGAGGCATTACTAGGAAGGATAAATTAAAGATATCAATGGCATCAATTAAACATAGCTCCAATAATTATAAAATGAGAAAAAATAGGTTGATATAGCGTGAACATGTTTAAACTGTATCTACTGCAATTAGAATAGTTAAATCAAATAGAGTGGAAAGTCTATGGTGTAGAAGGAGTCCACAgaaaactttaattaatgtcaGAAGAAAAAAGTTTAAATAAtgtaaaaaattgattttaatatttGAATATTGCTAGTGATATAGACTTAAGCAATAAAATCAATTTAGATAATCCAAGACTGATGACATACTATAGTTGGGCTCTAGTTTGTCAGTGTAATAATCGGCCAAATTGACTTCATAAGTAtgataattagataaattattaCTCTGGAAACTATAAAGTGAATAATTGGGAGAAGGCTAATCTCAATTAGTATAACCTTCTTGTACTAACCCCTTGCACCTGGGCAACTCCATGTTAAAACATAAATTTAACATCTTTTTCCTGGAAGTAGATAAGCCAACTGGTCAGTCACCCTAGGTGGTTCTCAATCAAACCTAGAATAGAGTTTAGATCCCATCTGAAGGGTAGATACTAGCTGGTACAAATATGTGAgaacattttctttttcaaagagGGGCAAAAGTTTGATCCATTTTCATCCACAAAAAAGAGACAGAATGATACATTAAGTGTTCATTGCCCTCACCTGTGAGAAACGGTTGTTCTGCACCTGGTCATCAGTTTCATAGTTTTCATCTTCAAGGGATGGTTTCTGCATCTTATTAGCCAAACAGTAATCTTGATCTTGATGAAATTGCTTGCTAATTGGCATGCCAGCAGATGGAGAAGGATCATCTGAAATGGATTTCCTGCCAGATATTTGCTGCTCAAGTGCAGATGCAAGACTATGTCTTGTGGCATGATTAACAGAAGTTGGGGAAGAACCAGTCTTGAGGTGAGCGCCAACATCCTTAATAGTCACAGCGTGTTGTTCTTCATATGGTAATAATTCTGTATCTGGAGCAGACCGTGAACTCATTGAATGTTCATTTGTAGCCAAGAAAAGTATTTCAACCTGTGTTCAAGGAAGATACAGATATTTTTGGGGCAAACAGAGAACAGATTAAGTCATATGTAGtatctatgattttttttaaactttagaCCTGACTGGATGGTTCTTTCTTGTGTCCTCCAAAGGCAAGAAGGAAAACTTTGTCTTTGTGATTAACTGGAAGCAAGCTAAAACCCTGCATAATGATAAGTGATAATAATACAAGTCAGTGCCACTATAAATGTCATAAAAACTTCATGGTTAATTAGCTACTTCTAGAACATAATTGCAATTTGCCAATGAAAAAATGAATGACTACTATCTTATAAAAAAGATACTTGCAAGGCTGATGTGTATTATGATGACCCACAGGAAGCACCACTTGCTCCATTATAGTCTTCTATTTATGTTTAGATCAAGAACAGAACAAAGTTTATACCAATCTCATCTACAAAGAAATCAGACTGCTATAAGGCCCCAAATGTAGGCCAATTTACTCCATCAAATGTTGTAAGTGAACCTACTCATAATCAAACAACATTAACTCTATTGACATGGAGAGATGCTCATCATTGAAGAGTCTAACCTGATTCATGGACAAAAACATAATGAAATCTCTTTACAGATCACTTGAAAGGTAATATTTTGGCTAACAAGTTGATGCAATATGAATTTTTCCTTTCTTCTATTCCCTGATAACTACactataggaaaaaaaaaatagcaagcAATTTTTACTTTAAGCTACAAGTATGGTGTAAAGTTTACATGCCAAACACTGATGCTAGAGAATTATCTGCAATTATGATTGTGATTGTTAAGAACCTAAATGTAAATACTAGGAACCTTATTGTGAATCTAGTGCCCATTATTACAAATATGAATAATACATTTAGGTAGAAGGGCGATCTAGGGAAAATAATAAGCTCTAATATTTCTCTATTACATGGAACTAGAGCCCCATTACTCTCTTCATCTTTCAAGTGATTCTATGGGCCCCTACCATTGTTGTGGTACCCTTGCCTGCATTCacctacacatgtataatcacaTCATCCTCGACCACAACAAGCATTAGCAACACCGAGCACCGTACCAACAAATGCTCAAACTTTAATCAGATTTTGAgctcagctagagcatctcaaGTTCAGGTTAGTCTCCTACCTGGTGAGCTCTACGTGAGGCATCCTCCCCAGTGGATGTCAAATTTGACCAGGCACTGACGAGGATTACATTTTAGCCCTATACTTCCTTGTGAGCTAGCTTAAATAGAAATTAAACATAGATATCTATATAGAACCTATCCTCATTCCTCTTGCCATTTGTACTCTAACAACCTATTTTTCTTCAATGGTTTAATCCCAAAATGTCAAGTTCCTCAGCCATATAACTGCATGTTCAGTCTATTGCTTTCTTGAACTTTTCAGGTTATATGACTATTATCACAGAGAAGTTTAACAAGAACAATGCTTCATCAGCTACAGCTCTAatcaaatcaacatataagctCTTCCGATTGCAATATTGATGGATCATCAAACTTGATTCAACAATTGAGAAATGCTAAGCCTGGGCATAGAGAAAAGTTGCTGAAAACTCCAAAACACATGGGAATCACCTCTCAACAATGAATGATGCAAGAAACACATAAATGAATGAACACCTAAGTCCACACTTAGCCCAAGAAAGCCATCTTTGTGCATTTTAACAAGTTGTAAAAATAGGAATAAACCAATAACATAACAATTGAAGAAGTGAACAAACAGATGCTACAAATCtagacaaaattctaaaaactgaACCCCCATCAACAACCTCATTGTGTTCTTTAACCCTAATAGAATGCTATTGTGTACAATAACAAAAACTAGACATGACACTACAAAATTGAACATCCAATAGCATCAACACCATATCCAACTCAATAACAAGCATTTAAGTAAAATTGAACACCCATCAACATCCACACCATATTTAAGGCATGATTTCGgagtcaccatatatttcacctTTATTATCATTTTGTCAATATGACAAGTTTTATTATTTTCAATCATTGTTTGGTGTCTAGTTTACATTGCTACATTCTTCACTTGACAAATTATATCTTCTATATTACTTTTAACTCAGAAATTTCATTGTATGACCATTATTCTTCTAACCTATAATGCAAAAATCATCATTTATTTCATAATAAgatattggatttaatttaatttcttatcGAGTAAGATCAcctttttaattgattaaatttaacATTAAtgatttcctttcttatttttaaaatcatataaataaaattcaaatcGTACTAGCCTGGCTGGTTCGGTTATTTTAGCTTCCAATTCATATTGCAAGAATTGTatcattttatttataaattgtaTCATAGAAATCAAGAATCGCATGATTCTGACAATTATGATTGTTGCTTGTTTTTCTATCATTGACAATTATCAAGAAGCATCTTCCCATGCTCCTTTTCATGATGTGTAGAAGCTGTTGGTCGAACTCTCCT
Coding sequences within it:
- the LOC122016022 gene encoding acyl-CoA-binding domain-containing protein 6-like isoform X1, which codes for MPKIFGFSRRRTKQGRLKVQLGDPLQGTRSPIRSSKQLSRSNEENVVVASSSGRSDGLDCRYSSRTFDTHNFSVGSTEEWRALPTYGNKPTPRSHHAAVVIGSKMVVVGGDSGHGLLDDTLVLNLETLTWMTTVSSVYSSSGGVALKFPACKGHSLVSCGKSALLVGGRTDPPSDKLAVWSFNVEVESWSLVEAKGNIPVARSGHTVHRAGNVLILFGGEDMKGRKLNDLYMFDLKSLSWLPLHYKGAGPSARSNHVAALYEDKLLFVYGGQSKSKILRDFYSLDFETMIWSRVKVHGHHPSPRAGCCGALCGTKWYIIGGGSKRRRHAEILIFDILKFEWSTSVMSPSVSVITNRGFSLLPVNHKDKVFLLAFGGHKKEPSSQVEILFLATNEHSMSSRSAPDTELLPYEEQHAVTIKDVGAHLKTGSSPTSVNHATRHSLASALEQQISGRKSISDDPSPSAGMPISKQFHQDQDYCLANKMQKPSLEDENYETDDQVQNNRFSQSSKRQESEIKMDIAGILASTEEMLLVESEGSNFHLKQGTNSLSLANDRVLSLETDGRSVLTNPSNIYHQLYESKIASLTRKNAVVEEQLKAALTGQESAEKSLASAAKSTQEMEIKLADAHKEIESLKEKLAAVELAQEEANSLSNIVHSDNVRLEHDVAFLKAILDDTQKELHSTRGVLAGERARAFQLQVEVFHLKQRLHSLDSRAPTPKKPFPM
- the LOC122016022 gene encoding acyl-CoA-binding domain-containing protein 6-like isoform X3, coding for MVVVGGDSGHGLLDDTLVLNLETLTWMTTVSSVYSSSGGVALKFPACKGHSLVSCGKSALLVGGRTDPPSDKLAVWSFNVEVESWSLVEAKGNIPVARSGHTVHRAGNVLILFGGEDMKGRKLNDLYMFDLKSLSWLPLHYKGAGPSARSNHVAALYEDKLLFVYGGQSKSKILRDFYSLDFETMIWSRVKVHGHHPSPRAGCCGALCGTKWYIIGGGSKRRRHAEILIFDILKFEWSTSVMSPSVSVITNRGFSLLPVNHKDKVFLLAFGGHKKEPSSQVEILFLATNEHSMSSRSAPDTELLPYEEQHAVTIKDVGAHLKTGSSPTSVNHATRHSLASALEQQISGRKSISDDPSPSAGMPISKQFHQDQDYCLANKMQKPSLEDENYETDDQVQNNRFSQSSKRQESEIKMDIAGILASTEEMLLVESEGSNFHLKQGTNSLSLANDRVLSLETDGRSVLTNPSNIYHQLYESKIASLTRKNAVVEEQLKAALTGQESAEKSLASAAKSTQEMEIKLADAHKEIESLKEKLAAVELAQEEANSLSNIVHSDNVRLEHDVAFLKAILDDTQKELHSTRGVLAGERARAFQLQVEVFHLKQRLHSLDSRAPTPKKPFPM